In one Bacteroidota bacterium genomic region, the following are encoded:
- the thiL gene encoding thiamine-phosphate kinase — translation MPDFTPIAGVGEFGLIERLRDALGAAPADDLVVGIGDDAAVMRIGNGRVQVVTTDTLVEGVHFDRSFMSMGLLGAKAIAVNVSDVAAMNAAPRWATVALGLPNNVSVEAVETLYDGIAHACKQYGCTVVGGDVTASERFLVSVTVIGEAGEDAVVLRSGAQPGDLLCVTGDLGSAAAGLKVLLAEKDAFAADDAQPDLSAWSYVVERHLAPRARLDRLAQWREAGVRPHALVDISDGLASEVHHVCRASGVGARLEAALLPVHAQTFKAAERFGDRPETYALYGGEDYELLFALPEAHAKKLPGDSFAVVGAVTASPEVVIGMPDGATVPLEATGFRHF, via the coding sequence CCGACTTCACCCCCATCGCCGGGGTCGGCGAGTTCGGCCTGATCGAGCGGCTGCGCGACGCGCTCGGCGCGGCACCGGCCGATGACTTGGTCGTAGGTATCGGCGACGACGCAGCGGTGATGCGCATCGGCAACGGCCGCGTGCAGGTCGTCACGACCGACACGCTCGTCGAGGGCGTCCACTTCGACCGCTCGTTCATGTCGATGGGCCTGCTCGGCGCGAAGGCCATCGCGGTCAACGTCAGCGACGTGGCGGCGATGAACGCCGCGCCGCGCTGGGCGACAGTCGCGCTCGGGCTGCCGAACAACGTCTCGGTCGAAGCCGTCGAGACGCTCTACGACGGCATCGCTCATGCGTGCAAGCAGTACGGCTGCACGGTCGTCGGCGGCGACGTCACAGCGTCCGAGCGCTTCCTGGTCTCGGTCACCGTCATCGGCGAGGCCGGCGAAGACGCGGTCGTCCTCCGCAGCGGTGCCCAGCCCGGCGACCTCCTCTGCGTCACCGGCGACCTCGGCAGCGCCGCGGCGGGCCTCAAGGTGCTCCTCGCCGAGAAAGACGCCTTCGCGGCCGACGACGCCCAGCCCGACCTGAGCGCGTGGAGCTACGTCGTCGAGCGCCACCTCGCCCCCCGCGCCCGCCTCGACCGGCTCGCCCAGTGGCGCGAAGCCGGAGTGCGGCCGCACGCCCTCGTCGACATCTCCGACGGCCTCGCCTCCGAGGTCCACCACGTCTGCCGGGCGAGCGGCGTCGGAGCCCGGCTCGAAGCAGCCCTCCTGCCCGTCCATGCCCAGACGTTCAAAGCCGCCGAGCGCTTCGGTGACCGGCCCGAGACCTACGCCCTCTACGGCGGCGAGGACTACGAGCTCCTCTTTGCCCTCCCCGAGGCCCACGCCAAGAAACTCCCCGGCGACAGCTTCGCCGTAGTCGGTGCCGTGACCGCCTCGCCCGAAGTCGTGATCGGGATGCCTGACGGCGCTACGGTCCCACTGGAGGCGACCGGCTTCCGGCACTTCTAG